One segment of Deltaproteobacteria bacterium DNA contains the following:
- a CDS encoding SDR family oxidoreductase encodes MGKLDGKVAAITGAGRGIGRGIALLMAKEGAKVVVNDLGGDVSGVGADRAPAQQTVDEIQSAGGQAKANTENIATMKGGESLVQTAVDSFGKLDILVNCAGILRDRMIFNMSEEEWDAVVAVHLKGHFCTIRPASAFMRQQKSGRIINFSSGSALGAPGQPNYAAAKAGILGLTYSCANSLAKYGITCNAIMPGAATRMTDTIPANFAQQMGLSTSSEEAQTSPMDPNNVAPIVVYLASDNAQNVNGQVFGASGFRIALYTHIVPEKVIYSQGPWNLDHLFKVFDSTLGSHLTPPRML; translated from the coding sequence ATGGGTAAACTCGACGGAAAAGTTGCAGCAATTACCGGTGCCGGGCGTGGCATCGGTCGCGGTATCGCGCTCCTGATGGCAAAAGAAGGGGCGAAAGTGGTGGTCAACGATCTCGGCGGCGATGTCAGCGGCGTCGGTGCCGACCGCGCCCCAGCGCAACAGACTGTGGATGAAATCCAAAGCGCGGGGGGTCAGGCGAAAGCCAACACCGAAAATATCGCGACCATGAAGGGTGGCGAATCGTTGGTGCAGACGGCGGTAGACTCGTTCGGCAAATTGGACATTCTCGTCAACTGCGCCGGGATTCTTCGTGATCGCATGATTTTCAACATGAGCGAGGAAGAGTGGGATGCTGTCGTGGCCGTGCATCTCAAAGGGCATTTTTGCACGATCCGTCCGGCTTCGGCTTTCATGCGCCAACAGAAAAGCGGGCGCATCATCAACTTCTCGTCCGGGTCAGCGCTCGGGGCGCCTGGGCAGCCGAACTACGCTGCCGCCAAGGCCGGTATTCTCGGCCTTACCTATAGCTGCGCCAATTCCCTGGCGAAATACGGCATCACTTGTAATGCGATCATGCCCGGTGCTGCGACTCGCATGACCGATACGATCCCCGCCAACTTCGCTCAGCAAATGGGCCTTTCCACCAGCAGCGAAGAAGCGCAAACCAGCCCCATGGACCCGAACAATGTGGCACCGATCGTGGTCTATCTCGCGAGCGACAACGCCCAGAACGTGAACGGTCAAGTCTTCGGCGCTAGCGGATTCCGGATTGCTTTGTACACCCATATCGTGCCGGAAAAAGTCATCTACAGCCAAGGGCCGTGGAATCTGGACCATCTCTTTAAGGTTTTCGACAGCACCCTGGGGTCCCACTTAACCCCGCCCAGGATGCTCTAA
- a CDS encoding flippase-like domain-containing protein, with protein MAEAQASARWRNLLISLIVSGGFLYLAFRNVKLDELWTALGRVNLRWLFVSVGVSLLIMVFRAWRWQLELRPLAHVPLGRLWVITSVAYMAINLLPVRLGEVVRPWLLSRRSTISFSNVVGNIVVEKTMDSVLILFYILVGLTTIENLPVWVRRGAIFPAVGAGLLVTLVLLFWWRGEAFVDRWILHLLPERFRAGMKKVLASMADGMRVIPNPGLLLAVFLVSLVMWFLPILSSYIMILAFDFTVPFSAALVVFIFVGFGTALPNLPGMIGPYQYACQLALGLFGVSEVDGLAYGLVLNAVQFLTLIAQGLLALPIAGVSFDEIRRAREGVALQSSAAESNANR; from the coding sequence ATGGCGGAAGCACAGGCATCGGCGCGTTGGCGGAATTTGCTCATTAGTCTGATCGTCAGCGGTGGGTTTCTCTATCTCGCCTTTCGGAACGTAAAGCTTGATGAACTGTGGACCGCGCTTGGACGGGTCAATCTCAGGTGGTTGTTCGTTTCCGTCGGCGTCAGTCTGTTGATTATGGTGTTCCGTGCCTGGCGCTGGCAGTTGGAGTTACGTCCGCTCGCTCACGTGCCGCTCGGTCGCCTGTGGGTCATCACGTCTGTGGCCTACATGGCGATCAATCTGCTGCCGGTTCGGTTGGGAGAAGTCGTGCGACCTTGGCTTTTGTCGCGGCGCTCCACCATTTCGTTCTCCAATGTGGTGGGCAATATCGTCGTGGAAAAGACGATGGATTCGGTACTCATCCTTTTCTACATCTTGGTCGGGCTGACGACGATTGAAAATTTGCCGGTGTGGGTGCGACGTGGAGCGATTTTTCCTGCTGTCGGCGCCGGGCTGCTGGTGACGTTGGTGCTCCTCTTCTGGTGGCGAGGGGAAGCGTTTGTTGATCGCTGGATCCTGCACTTATTGCCGGAGCGGTTTCGCGCGGGGATGAAAAAAGTGCTGGCCTCGATGGCTGACGGCATGCGGGTGATTCCGAATCCGGGCCTGCTCCTCGCCGTCTTCCTGGTCTCGCTCGTGATGTGGTTTTTGCCGATCCTTTCCAGCTACATCATGATTCTGGCATTTGACTTCACCGTACCGTTCAGCGCGGCGTTAGTCGTGTTTATTTTCGTGGGGTTTGGCACTGCTCTGCCCAATTTACCTGGGATGATCGGCCCGTATCAATACGCGTGTCAGTTGGCTTTGGGACTGTTCGGTGTGAGTGAGGTTGATGGCTTAGCGTACGGTCTGGTGCTGAACGCCGTGCAATTTCTCACCTTGATTGCCCAGGGACTTCTAGCGTTACCGATTGCCGGGGTGAGCTTCGACGAGATTCGTCGGGCACGCGAGGGAGTGGCATTACAGAGTTCTGCCGCTGAGAGTAACGCGAACCGCTAG
- a CDS encoding acyl-CoA dehydrogenase family protein: MDFNFTFEEEAFRQELRTWLQSNLPKSYDPQEFDRIDAETRFEFQRAWQKKAYDAGWVGIHWPKEYGGRGANLMEMFIYNQEMYRAHAPRFANTLGLIMSGPTVFHWGTEEQKLRYLPKILSGEEIWCEGLSEPNAGSDLASMQTRAEEDGDHFVVNGQKVWTSYAHCADFIQLFVRTDPNAPKHRGITCLIVDMKTPGVTVRPLVQITGDAEFNEVFFEEVRVPKANMLGPLHEGWKVLVTTLMHERAGIGSELPVHRQLAELVRMAKAMEIDGKPATEDPAVRQKLAQFAIESKAITYNMFRGFSKRLKGTPPGPEGSINKVFGSELNGRIAMFATELLGPYAQLTQGSSYAVDNGRWPRAALWHRMLTIGGGTSEIQRGILGDRMLGLPKG; this comes from the coding sequence ATGGATTTCAATTTTACCTTCGAGGAAGAGGCGTTTCGTCAGGAACTGCGCACCTGGTTACAAAGCAACCTGCCGAAAAGTTATGACCCGCAGGAGTTTGACCGCATCGATGCCGAAACCCGCTTCGAGTTTCAACGCGCGTGGCAGAAAAAGGCCTATGACGCTGGGTGGGTCGGTATCCATTGGCCCAAAGAATATGGCGGTCGCGGCGCCAACCTGATGGAGATGTTCATCTACAACCAGGAGATGTACCGAGCCCACGCGCCGCGCTTCGCCAATACCCTCGGGCTTATCATGTCAGGGCCGACGGTTTTCCACTGGGGGACGGAAGAACAGAAGCTGCGCTATCTGCCTAAGATTCTTTCTGGCGAGGAGATTTGGTGCGAAGGACTCTCCGAGCCGAATGCCGGGTCGGACCTCGCGTCTATGCAAACCCGCGCCGAGGAAGATGGCGATCATTTTGTGGTGAACGGACAAAAAGTCTGGACCAGTTATGCCCATTGCGCGGATTTCATCCAGCTCTTCGTCCGCACCGATCCCAATGCGCCGAAGCATCGCGGCATCACATGTCTGATCGTCGATATGAAAACCCCGGGGGTGACCGTGCGTCCGTTGGTGCAAATTACTGGCGACGCCGAGTTTAACGAGGTGTTCTTCGAAGAGGTCCGCGTGCCGAAGGCGAACATGTTGGGACCGTTGCACGAAGGCTGGAAAGTGCTGGTCACGACGCTGATGCACGAACGCGCGGGCATCGGGTCGGAACTGCCCGTGCATCGGCAACTGGCGGAACTTGTCCGCATGGCGAAGGCCATGGAGATCGACGGCAAGCCAGCGACGGAAGATCCAGCCGTGCGGCAGAAACTGGCGCAGTTCGCTATCGAGAGCAAAGCGATCACCTACAACATGTTTCGCGGCTTCAGCAAACGCTTAAAAGGCACTCCACCGGGGCCGGAAGGTTCGATCAATAAAGTGTTCGGTTCGGAACTGAACGGACGCATCGCCATGTTTGCGACGGAGTTGCTTGGCCCCTATGCCCAACTGACGCAAGGGTCTTCGTATGCCGTCGATAACGGTCGCTGGCCGCGCGCGGCGCTCTGGCACCGGATGCTGACCATCGGCGGCGGCACATCCGAAATCCAGCGCGGCATTTTAGGTGATCGCATGTTGGGGTTGCCGAAAGGGTAG
- a CDS encoding peptidylprolyl isomerase: MKGYSKEKIAALATALVMIVAGPSWAEEKKTGGEVIADGKQVSLEYTLTLEDKSKVDSNVGKDPLVYTQGAHEIIPGLEKQMAGLKVGDNKQIEIVPEEGYGPVDPQRKQEVEKTKIPEDARKVGAKLTGQGPDGRMVFAQVTEVKDSTVVVDLNHPLAGKKLFFDIKVLKVEDAPKKEEQLEGMSKAPASEKPAAKPTAKPAAKPAAKPAAKLAK; the protein is encoded by the coding sequence ATGAAGGGCTACAGCAAAGAAAAAATTGCTGCGCTGGCGACTGCACTCGTCATGATTGTGGCGGGGCCTAGCTGGGCTGAGGAGAAAAAGACGGGAGGCGAGGTGATTGCCGACGGGAAGCAGGTGTCGCTGGAGTATACCTTGACGTTAGAGGATAAGAGCAAAGTCGACTCTAATGTAGGCAAAGACCCTTTAGTGTATACCCAAGGCGCGCACGAAATTATCCCCGGGCTAGAGAAGCAGATGGCAGGGCTCAAAGTCGGCGACAATAAACAGATCGAGATCGTACCCGAAGAGGGGTATGGCCCAGTCGATCCCCAACGGAAACAAGAAGTCGAGAAAACGAAAATTCCCGAAGATGCCCGCAAAGTTGGCGCGAAACTGACCGGCCAAGGGCCAGATGGACGCATGGTCTTCGCTCAGGTGACTGAAGTCAAAGACTCGACCGTTGTCGTGGACCTCAACCATCCACTAGCGGGGAAGAAGCTGTTTTTCGACATCAAAGTCCTGAAAGTGGAAGACGCCCCCAAGAAAGAAGAGCAACTGGAAGGCATGTCGAAAGCGCCAGCGTCCGAGAAACCTGCCGCTAAGCCTACGGCGAAGCCGGCTGCGAAACCCGCCGCCAAGCCCGCCGCCAAGTTAGCAAAATAA
- a CDS encoding VOC family protein: MAAASPYAYIAVGHHQIAFVVNDLAASERFFIEKMGVTNFFRFKDVTVYEAVYRGKPGDFHMHIAIGYAGNSQIELIQHLAGQSVYKEFLDRKGEGLHHLGFIVPDHEQVIADFAANGFPVIQSGRIGNNPGVKFAYFDTEAAIGAVMESIVLDEETRRLFEKIKGEPI, from the coding sequence ATGGCTGCTGCTTCACCCTATGCATATATTGCTGTCGGGCACCACCAAATTGCCTTTGTCGTAAACGATCTTGCCGCCTCGGAGCGGTTTTTCATCGAAAAGATGGGGGTAACGAATTTTTTTCGCTTCAAGGACGTGACCGTCTATGAGGCAGTATATAGGGGCAAGCCCGGCGATTTTCACATGCATATCGCCATCGGGTACGCCGGCAATTCGCAGATCGAGCTGATCCAGCACCTGGCCGGCCAGAGCGTATACAAGGAATTTCTCGACAGAAAGGGAGAAGGCTTGCATCACCTGGGTTTCATCGTGCCGGACCACGAGCAAGTCATCGCCGATTTCGCGGCCAATGGATTCCCAGTCATTCAAAGCGGACGCATCGGCAACAACCCCGGCGTCAAGTTCGCCTATTTCGACACCGAGGCCGCCATTGGCGCTGTCATGGAAAGCATCGTGCTGGATGAGGAAACGCGGAGACTGTTCGAGAAGATTAAGGGCGAACCGATTTAG
- a CDS encoding CDP-alcohol phosphatidyltransferase family protein — protein sequence MASIVEARKPFNFAHALTSVRLVLLPIFLCAIDDSAQQPNVWRVGFVILLFLIICASDYYDGALARALGLSSDCGKVFDNLADITFLLATLSYLVQGGIVPWWIPTAIALAFGQYTLDSWLLSGRGTAVTLVSNPIGHWAGILNYIFTGVCSLYTALQRQFPPALLYNAMLAFWLAYLLLAIGMRLRFFLSAYKTR from the coding sequence ATGGCGTCGATTGTCGAGGCACGCAAGCCATTTAATTTCGCTCATGCGTTGACCAGCGTACGCTTGGTCCTGCTGCCGATATTTCTCTGCGCAATCGATGATAGCGCTCAACAGCCCAACGTCTGGCGTGTGGGGTTCGTCATCCTTCTCTTTCTTATCATCTGTGCGAGCGATTACTACGACGGCGCTCTCGCCCGCGCGTTAGGGCTCAGTTCGGACTGCGGCAAGGTCTTCGATAACTTGGCGGATATTACTTTCCTATTGGCTACCCTCTCGTACCTCGTGCAGGGAGGAATCGTGCCGTGGTGGATTCCCACCGCCATCGCCTTGGCCTTTGGACAATACACGCTCGACTCGTGGCTATTGTCGGGAAGAGGCACGGCAGTGACGTTGGTTTCTAACCCTATTGGTCATTGGGCCGGAATTCTGAACTATATTTTCACCGGCGTCTGTAGCCTGTATACCGCGCTGCAACGACAGTTTCCACCGGCGCTTCTCTACAATGCCATGCTAGCCTTCTGGTTGGCGTATCTGCTGCTCGCTATAGGCATGCGGCTGCGTTTCTTCCTGTCAGCGTACAAAACACGCTAG